The proteins below come from a single Cottoperca gobio chromosome 11, fCotGob3.1, whole genome shotgun sequence genomic window:
- the LOC115015756 gene encoding uncharacterized protein LOC115015756, with the protein MPRLQSGVWKHFTPAIKEGRETFMCNYCLKTYTKNATKMQMHLDKCKEYSMVSQQSQGPDGSSSASIPVPSFSFLPSATPGGQFLIDSVDQRSQAHADECLARAVYATSSPLTLTDNIYWKRFFSVLRPAYCPPTREVLSSHLLDCEYDRVQSQVHEAIGKADCVTIICSGWSNVKQTGTIIYMVATPVPLFYKRTTTKEQTHTNAFIAEELKDIINEVGPQKVFAVVTDGSPEMMAAWAQVEETFPHISAIGCTVCGVQQLFDDAVATPSMKALCRRAEQVVRYVRERKMLAETFRCWQTTKIGNHTANGATLALPINSDWTGVVNMFNSLLEGQNSLQEMAVSPTIDVEASIRATVQDASFWKGLSGSRNLLYLIGNYIEYMKREDAVLSSVVDMFSQLRYHIGASLSGSVLHSAEQKAVMASLDRCQEFCVKPIHAAAYMLDPKHVGQQTLSGEQINNAYYVISNLSHHLDLDEGKVLGSFARFSAKQGLWKGAGIWSSCQHVSASTWWKGLCSSEPLSAVASAILQIAPATGACEQLRSRFCNTKVQGSFSADRVQKLVAVQANLNLLEPSDCEYAPLESEEENKMTFQSETQ; encoded by the coding sequence ATGCCACGCTTGCAGTCCGGTGTTTGGAAGCATTTCACCCCAGCTATCaaagaagggagagaaacatTCATGTGCAACTACTGtttaaaaacatacacaaaaaatGCCACAAAGATGCAGATGCATTTGGATAAATGCAAGGAGTACTCCATGGTTTCGCAGCAGTCACAGGGCCCAGATGGGAGCTCCTCTGCCTCCATTCCTGTTCCCTCCTTCTCGTTCCTACCATCTGCCACTCCTGGGGGACAGTTCCTCATTGATTCAGTGGATCAGCGCAGCCAGGCGCACGCTGACGAGTGCCTGGCAAGAGCTGTGTATGCCACTTCGTCACCCCTCACTCTcacagacaatatttattgGAAACGATTTTTCAGCGTGCTCCGGCCAGCTTACTGTCCGCCCACCAGAGAGGTTTTGTCCTCTCATCTGCTGGACTGTGAATATGACAGAGTACAAAGTCAGGTTCATGAGGCCATAGGGAAAGCCGACTGTGTCACTATCATCTGCAGTGGCTGGTCTAACGTAAAACAAACTGGAACTATCATTTATATGGTTGCAACTCCTGTGCCGCTTTTCTACAAACGGACAACGACAaaggagcagacacacacaaacgcttTCATTGCTGAGGAACTGAAGGATATTATAAATGAAGTGGGACCACAAAAGGTCTTTGCTGTTGTCACTGATGGCTCCCCGGAAATGATGGCAGCTTGGGCTCAAGTGGAAGAAACCTTCCCGCACATATCAGCTATCGGCTGCACAGTGTGTGGCGTCCAGCAGCTCTTCGATGACGCGGTTGCAACGCCGTCGATGAAGGCTCTGTGTAGGAGAGCTGAACAGGTGGTGAGGTATGTCAGAGAGCGAAAAATGTTAGCGGAGACCTTTAGATGCTGGCAGACCACAAAGATAGGAAACCACACTGCTAATGGGGCAACATTGGCACTGCCTATTAACTCTGACTGGACTGGTGTGGTTAACATGTTCAACAGCCTCCTGGAGGGTCAGAACTCTCTACAAGAGATGGCCGTCTCACCCACAATAGATGTTGAAGCATCCATCAGGGCCACGGTACAGGATGCATCCTTTTGGAAAGGGTTAAGCGGCAGTCGAAACCTGCTGTACTTGATTGGGAATTATATTGAATACATGAAAAGAGAAGATGCTGTACTCTCTAGTGTTGTTGACATGTTCAGTCAGTTGAGGTACCACATCGGAGCTTCGCTGTCGGGGTCCGTGCTGcacagtgctgaacagaaagcTGTCATGGCGTCTTTAGACCGGTGTCAGGAGTTTTGCGTGAAGCCCATCCACGCAGCGGCCTACATGCTGGATCCAAAGCACGTTGGACAGCAGACACTCTCCGGGGAGCAGATAAACAACGCTTACTACGTGATTTCCAACCTGTCGCACCATCTAGATCTTGATGAGGGTAAAGTGCTTGGCAGCTTTGCCAGATTCTCAGCTAAACAGGGATTATGGAAGGGTGCGGGGATATGGAGCTCATGCCAGCACGTGTCTGCATCCACCTGGTGGAAGGGGCTGTGTTCCTCCGAGCCGCTGTCTGCTGTGGCCTCTGCTATACTCCAGATTGCACCAGCAACAGGTGCTTGCGAGCAACTACGGTCACGCTTTTGCAATACAAAGGTCCAAGGTTCTTTCTCAGCTGACAGGGTGCAAAAACTGGTAGCAGTACAGGCGAATCTCAACCTTTTAGAGCCAAGTGATTGCGAGTATGCTCCGCTggagagtgaggaagagaataaaatgacatttcaatCTGAGACTCAGTAA